The sequence below is a genomic window from Brevibacillus agri.
AAGCGTTCGTATTGGGCGTTGGGATGCGCACAGGACGTACCGGGGCAGGGGGCGACCAGGGGATTTTTTCCTGCCTGATTTTTGTGCTGCCGCAAGGGTTGAGCTTGGGTAGCAGCTTGTGTAAACTGTTCATAATTAAGCGGCAGGAAGCGACGAAAGCGGGAAGCCGTTCAGGGAAAAAAGCAGGCAAAGAAGGTGTTGCGCATGGCGAGACAAAAACTGCACATCGACGAACTGTACGAAGTGTCGGGCAAGATACTCGTGGAAAAAGGCTACGCTGGCTTTCATTTCAAGCTGGTAGCCGATCAATTGAATGTGAGCCGCAGCACCATCTACGAGTATTTTTCCAACAAGGACGAGCTGATCGCCTCTTTGATGGTCCATTTGATGGAAAAAGTCATGAGCGAATACGAGCGACCAGACAGCGAGCCGGCTCCTTTGGCGAGATTGCGGAAGATGTTTGACTCGTTTATGAAGTACGCGGACATTCACCAGATTTTGCTGTTTGCTCCGTTTGTGAACGGCTAGTCGTCTCCCGGCGTGAACGAGGCGATGACGACACTGCGCCAGCAGCATCATTTGCTGAATCGGCGGCTGATCGAGCTGATTGACACCTGCAAGCAGGACGGAGCGATTCGGGGCGATATTCCGAGCGAGCTGATCGCCAGTCTGTTGTTTCAGGCCATCCAAATCCCCAAGCATCCGGGAGTGGCCGAGACAGAGTGGAATCGCCTGATTTTTCAGGTGATGCTGGAAGGCTACGGGGCAAAAGTCGGGCGCGATTTACACAAACGAGAGCAAAGCTCAACACTCTCTTAACACTTCCCTGCTATGCTTGTCTTAAAGTCACCAAGTGAATAACGTCTGTAAGTGGGCCGAGACGTGGAGAAAGCCCTCATGCAGCGACAGCTTTGGCAATGCGGACCGATGGTATCGGTTTGTTGTTTGCATGCTGTTGTCTTGCGTGAGGGCTTTTTGTGTTTCCCCAAAAAGAAAGGAGCGAGCAGGAGGCTTTGTTAGATACCGCTTTGTATGACGCGTATTTTTTTGATCTGGACGGGACGATCTTCATTGGGGATCGGCTGCTGCCCGGCGTGGGAAAAACGTTTGCCGCCTTGCGTGCGAACGAGAAGAAGATCATGTTTTTGACGAACACCACGGTGCAGACGAGAGCGGACTGCCAGGCGCGGCTGGAAAAGCTTGGCCTCTGCGTGGAGCGCGAGGAAATCATGACGGCAGCTTATGCGGCGGGCCTGTATTTTCAGCAGCAGGCAGACAGCGCGCGTGTGCTGGTTGTCGGGGAGCGCGAGCTTGCCGCAGAGCTGGCGAGTTTTCAGATCAGGCAGGTGCAAGCGCCGTCGCAAGCTACGCATGTGCTGGTCGGCATGGACAGAACGTTCACCTACGAAAAATTGCTGCTGGCGGCCGATGCGCTGCGAAACGGAGCCAAGCTGATTGTAGCCAACCCTGACCCGGTATGCCCCGTACCAGGCGGTGCGATTCCGGATACGGGAGCGCTGGCGCAGGCGATTGAAACCGCAGGCGGCGCGACTGTCTGGGCCATGACGGGAAAGCCGTCCCGCTTCTATGCGGAGCAAGTTTTTCAGCAGTTGAACGTCCGGCCGGAACAGTGCCTGATGGTAGGCGATCGGCTGGAGACGGATATTTTGCTCGGCAAAAACAGCGGAATGAAAACCGCGCTCGTGCTGACAGGGGTGACGACGTGCCATGAGCTGGAGCGTGCGGGCATCCGGCCGGATTTTGTCCTGCCTACGCTGGATGGCAGCGCGCACGACAGGCAAGAGCAGCAGCAATGTAGATAAAAGCTTTACATTTTCCAAATATTTGCTTATCAAGCGGTTGATATGATCGGGTGATGAAGCACCAACGCCAGAGGTTCAGGGGGGATTGTCGTGGCAGAAGTGGAATTGCGACGCATTTCCAAAATGTACGAGCGGCAAAAGGTCGTCAATGAAGTCAGCGCGCTCATTGCGCCGGGAGAGTTTTTTGTGCTGGTCGGTCCTTCGGGCTGCGGCAAATCGACGACGCTGCGCATGATTGCCGGACTGGAAGACATCAGCGAAGGAGAGCTGTTGATTGGCGGCAAGCGAGTCAACGAAGTCGCGCCGAGCGGGCGAAATATATCCATGGTCTTTCAAAATTACGCCTTGTATCCGCATTTGACGGTCAAAGATAACATTTTGTTCGGCTTGCAGGTTCGCAAAGTGGACAAGCAGGAGCAGGCCAAGCGGCTGGAGCTGGTGGCCGAGATGCTCGGGATCGCCCAGCTTTTGCACAGAAAGCCAAAAGAGCTGTCGGGCGGTCAGCGGCAGCGGGTGGCGCTCGGCCGGGCGATTGTCAGCCAGCATCCGATCTGTCTGATGGACGAGCCGCTGTCCAATCTCGATGCCAAGCTGCGCGGGCATATGCGGACGGAGATTCGGCAACTGCAACAGGAGCTGGGAATCACGATGATTTACGTCACGCACGACCAGGTCGAGGCGATGACAATGGGCGACCGGATGATGGTGCTGCGCGACGGCGAGGTGCAGCAGGTAGGCAGGCCGCTCGACGTGTACAACCGTCCGGCGAACCTGTTTGTGGCCGAATTTACCGGGGCGCCGCCGATGAATACGACAGAGGGCGTTTGGCGAAGCAATGGCGCGCAGTCCGGCGTCGAGCTGACGAATGACCCGAGCAGACGGTTTTTGCCGCTCGGTCTACAGGCAGGCATCAAGGGCGGGACGCCCGTTGTGCTCGGCGTGCGCCCCGAGGCGTTGCAGCCGCTGGAGGCAGGCAGCCCGCTCGATGAGAGCCGTTCGTTGCTTGTCAGCGTGCAGGGCGTGGAGATTCTCGGTTCCGAGACGATTGTGGAATTCAGGCTGGGCGACAAGCTGTGGAAGGCAAAATGGAACGGGCAATGGCCGTGCCGCCGGGGAGATGTGCTGCGCGTCGGCTTTGCCGCAGAGCAAGTCAGCCTGTTTGATTCGCAATCGGGAAAAAATTTGGCCATCACGGCCGGAACAGAAAAGGGAGAGATACTGCGATGCGTACAGTAGTGAAAAGTCTGTTTTCAGTCGCCATGAGTCTGGCGCTTATTACAGGGTGCTCCAGCGGGACTTCCACCACAAGCGGCAATTCGTCGGGGCAGACGGGACAAGCTGCGCAGACGGGGACGCCGGAGACAAAGCCCGCGGAAAATACCGAGCTGTCCTTCTTTTATCCGGTGGCAGTCGGCGGTCCCCTGACCAAAATCGTCGACGGGATGGCAGAAGAGTTCAACAAGGCGAACCCGGGCATTACCGTCAAGCCGGTCTACACAGGCAGCTACCAGGACACGACGACGAAAATCCAGGCGGCCGTGCAAGGAAAAACGCCACCTGACGTAGCTGTCATGCTCTCGACCGAGCTGCACACGATGATGGACATGGACGCCATCCTGCCGCTGGACGAATTTATTGCCAAAGACGGCGGCAGCGAGTACGTGAACGATTTCTTCCCCGGCTTCCTGGCCAACTCGCAGGTCGACGGCAAGACGTACAGCATTCCGTTCCAGCGCAGCACGATCGTTTTGTATTACAACAAGGAAGCGTTCAAGGAAGTGGGCCTCGATCCGGAAAAGCCGCCTGCGACGTGGGAGGAGCTGGCCGAGTACGCGAGCAAGCTGACCAAGGACGGACGCTGGGGTCTGGAAATCCCTTCCTCCGGCTTCACCTACTGGATGTATCAGGCGCTGGCCTTGCAAAACGGCAAAAACCTGATGACCGAGGACGGCAAAAAAGTGTTTTTCGACACG
It includes:
- a CDS encoding TetR/AcrR family transcriptional regulator gives rise to the protein MARQKLHIDELYEVSGKILVEKGYAGFHFKLVADQLNVSRSTIYEYFSNKDELIASLMVHLMEKVMSEYERPDSEPAPLARLRKMFDSFMKYADIHQILLFAPFVNG
- a CDS encoding HAD-IIA family hydrolase gives rise to the protein MLDTALYDAYFFDLDGTIFIGDRLLPGVGKTFAALRANEKKIMFLTNTTVQTRADCQARLEKLGLCVEREEIMTAAYAAGLYFQQQADSARVLVVGERELAAELASFQIRQVQAPSQATHVLVGMDRTFTYEKLLLAADALRNGAKLIVANPDPVCPVPGGAIPDTGALAQAIETAGGATVWAMTGKPSRFYAEQVFQQLNVRPEQCLMVGDRLETDILLGKNSGMKTALVLTGVTTCHELERAGIRPDFVLPTLDGSAHDRQEQQQCR
- a CDS encoding ABC transporter substrate-binding protein, whose translation is MRTVVKSLFSVAMSLALITGCSSGTSTTSGNSSGQTGQAAQTGTPETKPAENTELSFFYPVAVGGPLTKIVDGMAEEFNKANPGITVKPVYTGSYQDTTTKIQAAVQGKTPPDVAVMLSTELHTMMDMDAILPLDEFIAKDGGSEYVNDFFPGFLANSQVDGKTYSIPFQRSTIVLYYNKEAFKEVGLDPEKPPATWEELAEYASKLTKDGRWGLEIPSSGFTYWMYQALALQNGKNLMTEDGKKVFFDTPENVEALQYWVDLAKKHKAMPEGVIEWATVPSDFLEGKTAMMFHTTGNLTNVKNNAKFDFGVAFLPAKKNFGSPTGGGNFYMFKGTDAKKQEAAWKFIRFMTEPKRAAQWSIDTGYVATRKSAYEEEIMKQYVKDFPAAAVARDQLEYGHAEFSTHNNGKVTKALNDNLQAVITGKASAAEALKKAQEEADKVLAAFNK
- a CDS encoding ABC transporter ATP-binding protein encodes the protein MAEVELRRISKMYERQKVVNEVSALIAPGEFFVLVGPSGCGKSTTLRMIAGLEDISEGELLIGGKRVNEVAPSGRNISMVFQNYALYPHLTVKDNILFGLQVRKVDKQEQAKRLELVAEMLGIAQLLHRKPKELSGGQRQRVALGRAIVSQHPICLMDEPLSNLDAKLRGHMRTEIRQLQQELGITMIYVTHDQVEAMTMGDRMMVLRDGEVQQVGRPLDVYNRPANLFVAEFTGAPPMNTTEGVWRSNGAQSGVELTNDPSRRFLPLGLQAGIKGGTPVVLGVRPEALQPLEAGSPLDESRSLLVSVQGVEILGSETIVEFRLGDKLWKAKWNGQWPCRRGDVLRVGFAAEQVSLFDSQSGKNLAITAGTEKGEILRCVQ